Proteins encoded within one genomic window of Ammonifex degensii KC4:
- a CDS encoding D-alanyl-D-alanine carboxypeptidase family protein: MKVKVWKVKVWFLIFGCWLLGVVQVAWASPPEVTAEAAALMERQSGLFYYEKNATERRAPASLTKVMTCILALEMADPEEVVTVSRRAAAISMGLVIDLRPGEQIKLRELIKAALIHSANDATVAIAEAVAGDHDTFVRWMNAKALLLGLEDTHFVNTNGYSHPEHWSTAKDLARLTRYALQNPTFASLVATRQAVVRWEKPQRELPISNTNRLLHGGYPQVTGVKTGTTQAAGQCLIASARSGEQEFVAVVLKSKNRYRDAVALLSWGSKELKEVNLCDKGEYWTRLPVAEGRLGDVPLVAREGLSVLLPLGEPVEKQICLTRALRAPVYPGSPLGEVIFLWRGQELGRVSLVAGKEVLERPWWWRLLGKRFE, encoded by the coding sequence ATGAAAGTTAAAGTTTGGAAAGTTAAAGTTTGGTTTTTAATTTTCGGTTGTTGGCTTTTAGGGGTGGTACAGGTGGCCTGGGCTTCTCCGCCCGAGGTGACGGCGGAGGCGGCTGCGCTCATGGAGAGGCAAAGCGGGCTTTTCTACTACGAGAAGAACGCCACCGAACGCCGCGCCCCGGCAAGCCTCACCAAAGTCATGACCTGCATCCTGGCCTTAGAGATGGCCGATCCGGAAGAGGTGGTCACCGTGAGTCGCCGCGCAGCGGCTATCTCCATGGGGTTAGTAATCGATCTGCGTCCCGGCGAGCAGATAAAGCTGAGGGAACTCATAAAAGCTGCCCTCATCCACTCGGCCAACGACGCCACGGTGGCCATCGCCGAGGCGGTGGCGGGGGATCATGACACCTTTGTGCGCTGGATGAACGCCAAGGCACTCCTTTTGGGCCTGGAGGACACCCACTTCGTCAACACTAACGGCTATTCTCATCCTGAGCACTGGAGCACAGCAAAGGACCTGGCCCGGCTTACCCGCTACGCTCTGCAAAACCCAACCTTCGCTTCTTTGGTGGCCACCCGCCAAGCGGTGGTGCGTTGGGAAAAGCCGCAGAGGGAGCTTCCCATCAGTAATACTAACCGGCTTTTGCACGGCGGCTATCCCCAGGTAACGGGGGTGAAGACGGGCACCACCCAAGCAGCAGGGCAGTGCCTCATCGCTTCGGCCAGATCAGGGGAACAGGAGTTCGTCGCGGTGGTGCTGAAAAGCAAAAATCGCTACCGGGATGCCGTAGCGCTCCTTTCCTGGGGTTCTAAGGAGCTTAAGGAGGTTAACCTTTGCGATAAGGGGGAATACTGGACGCGGCTGCCGGTGGCGGAGGGGCGCCTAGGAGATGTACCCTTGGTGGCGCGGGAAGGGTTGTCTGTCCTGCTCCCCCTGGGTGAGCCGGTGGAGAAGCAGATCTGCCTGACCCGAGCTTTAAGGGCCCCGGTTTATCCGGGCAGCCCTCTGGGAGAAGTAATCTTTCTCTGGAGGGGGCAAGAACTGGGGCGGGTTTCTTTGGTAGCGGGTAAAGAAGTGCTGGAGCGTCCCTGGTGGTGGCGTTTGCTGGGCAAAAGGTTCGAGTGA